From Alloacidobacterium dinghuense:
CTGAGAAATTCGTTTGTCTGAGGGAATTTCTGTAGATAGGCGACCAACTTAGGGTGTTTGCCGGTGAGCGGGCGGAACTCCGCCACGAAATGAGGATTAGGAAGAAAGCGCACATCAAAGACAAGATCGGCTTCCAGTGGGACACCATTTTTATAACCAAAGCTGAGTGAGGAAATCAGCAGGGCTTTTCCGCTGCCGTCGCCTGCAAACTTGTTTTGTATGTGGGCGCGGAGCTCATGTACGTTGAAATTCGATGTATCGACAATGACATCAGCGACGTTCCGAATGGGATCCAACAGTTTCCGCTCAGATTCGAGTGCACCTGTAACTCTCTCCTCTCGACCAAGTGGATGGGGACGGCGCGTCTCGGAGAAACGGCGAAGCAGAGCCGCATTAGATGCCTCAAGATAAATTACCGTGGTAGACAACGTTCGCCGAACCTGCTTCAGTAGCGCCGGAAACCGCTCAAGTCCTTGCCCTTCGCGCACGTCTACGACAAGCGCGGCTCTTGTCGTGGTGACCGATTCGCCAATCAGCTCAGCGAATCGCGGAACCAGGTCGATCGGCATATTGTCCACTGCGTAATAGCCCAGATCTTCGAATGCTTTAAGGGCTGAGAGCTTACCTGATCCGGAGAGCCCCGTGATAATGATCAGGAACCTTGCTTCGTCGGGATGATGGGCGGAAACTGACTTTGCCTTCTTTGATCTCGTTGGAGGTTTGGGAGCAGCTTTCGGGGGCATGCGCCCATCCTAGCATTTCCCTGTGCGGCTGCGAGTGATGTTCAACTGCTACGGCGCTTCGATCAGCTCCATTTTTCCATCGCGCTTGCGATGCAGAACCTTCACATTGCCTTGATGATCACGAAAGACAAATACCTCTCGGTCGCGGAACTCCGCTTCTT
This genomic window contains:
- the rapZ gene encoding RNase adapter RapZ; this encodes MPPKAAPKPPTRSKKAKSVSAHHPDEARFLIIITGLSGSGKLSALKAFEDLGYYAVDNMPIDLVPRFAELIGESVTTTRAALVVDVREGQGLERFPALLKQVRRTLSTTVIYLEASNAALLRRFSETRRPHPLGREERVTGALESERKLLDPIRNVADVIVDTSNFNVHELRAHIQNKFAGDGSGKALLISSLSFGYKNGVPLEADLVFDVRFLPNPHFVAEFRPLTGKHPKLVAYLQKFPQTNEFLSRVTGLLLYLLPHYIHEGKSYLTIAFGCTGGQHRSVMIAEQVSKRLEKEGYRVKTTHRDMPR